In the genome of Hymenobacter taeanensis, one region contains:
- a CDS encoding glutamate--tRNA ligase family protein, giving the protein MEFPVAPVVSRLAPTPSGFLHLGNAVNFTLTWLLVRRAGGQLHLRIDDLDRTRFRPAYLENIFRTLEWLGLDYDLGPAGPDEFERHYSQRHFLGQYEAALQTALAAHPGLFYPCRCSRTELARQALPDGRYPGTCRPLLLPATTPDTAWRAHVPEATPITFSDLWQGPVAVPLGQVLGDFVVRKKDGAAAYQVASVLDDVRLGVTCIVRGLDLLPSTAAQLWLSQYLPQAQQFCQVQFLHHGLLLNAQGQKLSKSTQAGQQRGIVEEASGPQVVYGAVARLLGLAAEAAESLEKLQTAFKQV; this is encoded by the coding sequence ATGGAATTTCCCGTTGCTCCCGTTGTATCGCGCCTGGCGCCCACACCCAGCGGCTTTTTGCACTTGGGCAACGCTGTCAACTTTACGTTAACCTGGCTGCTGGTGCGCCGGGCGGGCGGGCAGCTGCATCTGCGCATTGATGACCTGGACCGCACCCGGTTCCGGCCGGCGTACCTGGAGAACATCTTCCGCACCCTGGAGTGGCTCGGTCTCGACTACGACCTTGGCCCTGCCGGCCCCGATGAGTTCGAGCGGCACTACTCGCAGCGCCACTTTCTAGGCCAGTACGAGGCTGCGCTGCAGACCGCCTTGGCTGCTCACCCTGGCTTGTTCTACCCCTGCCGCTGCTCCCGCACTGAACTGGCCCGTCAAGCCCTGCCTGATGGCCGCTACCCTGGCACCTGCCGCCCCCTATTACTGCCCGCTACTACCCCCGACACGGCCTGGCGTGCCCACGTGCCGGAAGCCACCCCAATCACCTTCTCCGACCTTTGGCAAGGCCCCGTAGCCGTGCCGCTAGGCCAGGTGCTGGGCGACTTTGTGGTACGCAAGAAGGATGGTGCAGCCGCCTACCAGGTAGCCTCAGTGTTGGATGATGTGCGGTTGGGCGTCACCTGCATCGTGCGGGGGCTGGATTTGCTGCCCAGCACGGCTGCTCAGCTCTGGCTAAGTCAGTATCTGCCGCAGGCGCAGCAGTTCTGCCAGGTGCAGTTTCTGCACCACGGCCTGCTGCTAAATGCGCAGGGCCAGAAGCTATCCAAGTCGACCCAGGCGGGACAGCAGCGAGGCATAGTAGAGGAAGCCAGCGGACCGCAAGTAGTATATGGTGCAGTTGCCCGTTTGCTAGGCCTGGCGGCGGAAGCGGCGGAGTCGTTGGAGAAACTGCAAACGGCTTTTAAACAGGTGTGA
- a CDS encoding DUF1990 domain-containing protein produces the protein MPNSVPLYERQKARLEAYANADINFDLDQATDYTPEHGWRVDDYETELPPEQPGPPAAQGSWAAAREVLRNYTFPPPGLITGIFLPDQPLEQRVMVLRGQFLFFTFWFGVRIGSVTDEQRTLPNGETEQVWGYNYRTLEGHFERGQIDFTIHKNLTTGRVLFHIHAFSQTGRIRNPFYWIGFRLFGRMLQKRFSRQSMKRLRAQVEEMLQNGWQKPSAQEAPPVQQATTQHDAQAQMDKATS, from the coding sequence ATGCCTAACTCAGTGCCACTGTATGAGCGCCAGAAAGCCCGCCTGGAAGCCTACGCCAACGCCGACATTAATTTCGACCTTGACCAGGCCACCGACTATACCCCCGAGCATGGCTGGCGCGTAGATGATTACGAAACGGAGTTGCCCCCTGAGCAGCCCGGCCCGCCGGCTGCGCAAGGCTCCTGGGCGGCAGCCCGCGAGGTGCTGCGCAACTACACCTTTCCACCGCCGGGCCTTATCACGGGTATCTTTCTGCCCGATCAGCCCCTGGAACAGCGCGTGATGGTGCTGCGGGGGCAGTTCCTATTCTTTACATTTTGGTTTGGGGTGCGCATTGGGAGCGTCACGGATGAACAGCGCACCCTGCCCAACGGCGAAACCGAGCAGGTGTGGGGCTACAACTACCGCACCCTGGAAGGCCATTTTGAGCGCGGACAAATTGACTTCACCATCCACAAAAACCTCACAACGGGCCGGGTGCTGTTTCACATTCACGCCTTCTCCCAAACCGGCCGCATTCGCAACCCTTTCTACTGGATTGGCTTCCGGCTGTTTGGGCGCATGCTCCAGAAACGGTTCTCGCGGCAGTCGATGAAGCGGCTGCGGGCTCAGGTAGAGGAGATGCTGCAGAATGGCTGGCAGAAGCCCAGCGCCCAAGAGGCGCCACCCGTGCAGCAAGCCACCACCCAGCACGATGCCCAGGCGCAAATGGACAAAGCTACCTCCTAG
- a CDS encoding pirin family protein, with translation MQTLLHTANTRGHASHGWLNSYHTFSFAGYNNPQRVHFGVLRVLNDDTVAAGMGFGTHPHDNMEIISIPLEGTLEHKDNAGNHGIIRHGDVQVMSAGTGIAHSEKNHSQTEQVKFLQIWVFPNKRNVQPRYDQQAFEAANRHNQFQQVLSPNSDDAGVWIHQDAWFHLADFDAGFVAEYQVKKPGNGVYVFVLEGDATVAGQALHRRDGFGVWDTASFTVKGDTDTRLLLMEVPMELR, from the coding sequence ATGCAAACGCTCCTTCATACCGCCAACACGCGCGGACACGCCAGCCACGGTTGGCTTAATTCCTACCATACGTTCAGCTTCGCCGGCTATAATAACCCCCAGCGGGTACACTTTGGCGTGCTGCGCGTGCTGAACGATGATACCGTGGCGGCGGGCATGGGCTTTGGTACCCACCCCCACGACAACATGGAAATCATCAGCATTCCGCTGGAGGGCACGCTGGAGCACAAGGACAACGCCGGCAACCACGGCATCATCCGTCACGGCGATGTGCAGGTGATGAGTGCCGGCACCGGCATTGCGCACAGCGAGAAAAACCACAGTCAGACTGAACAGGTAAAATTCCTGCAGATCTGGGTGTTCCCCAACAAGCGCAACGTGCAGCCGCGCTACGACCAGCAGGCCTTTGAGGCCGCTAACCGCCATAACCAGTTCCAGCAGGTGCTCTCCCCCAACTCCGATGATGCGGGCGTATGGATTCATCAGGATGCTTGGTTCCATCTGGCCGACTTCGACGCCGGTTTTGTGGCCGAGTACCAGGTGAAGAAGCCCGGCAACGGCGTGTATGTATTTGTGCTGGAAGGCGACGCCACGGTGGCCGGTCAGGCCCTGCACCGCCGCGACGGCTTTGGGGTATGGGATACCGCTTCCTTCACCGTAAAAGGCGACACCGACACCCGCCTGCTGCTGATGGAAGTACCTATGGAGCTTCGATAA
- the nfi gene encoding deoxyribonuclease V (cleaves DNA at apurinic or apyrimidinic sites) codes for MPYFRPYTPPADPTIVRDLTRLQEDMRSRVRQEPLAAEPTLIAGCDSSFPTPETILSVFVLLRFPTLEIVEKVYSTSVVELPYIPGLLSFREAPNVIMAYEKLQQKPDVIMVDGHGIAHPRRMGIAAHLGVLLDKPTFGVAKQKLTGNYVEPGLTKGSISPLTDKNGDLLGEVIRSKDKVNPLFVSPGHRCDQATATRLTLACLRGYKLPEPTRLADHWAEEFKKEVR; via the coding sequence ATGCCGTACTTCCGCCCGTACACTCCTCCCGCCGACCCCACCATCGTTAGAGACCTCACGCGCCTGCAGGAGGACATGCGCAGTCGTGTGCGCCAGGAGCCCCTGGCTGCTGAGCCCACCCTCATTGCCGGCTGCGACTCGTCGTTTCCCACGCCCGAAACCATCCTGTCGGTGTTCGTGCTGCTGCGTTTCCCGACGCTGGAAATCGTGGAGAAAGTCTACTCTACCAGCGTGGTGGAGCTGCCTTACATTCCGGGGCTGCTTTCCTTCCGCGAAGCGCCCAATGTGATAATGGCCTACGAGAAGCTGCAGCAAAAGCCCGATGTGATAATGGTAGATGGCCACGGCATTGCGCACCCACGCCGCATGGGCATTGCCGCGCACCTGGGCGTGCTGCTTGATAAACCTACTTTCGGGGTGGCCAAGCAAAAGCTTACCGGGAACTACGTAGAGCCTGGCCTCACTAAAGGCAGCATTTCGCCCCTGACAGATAAAAACGGCGACCTGCTGGGCGAAGTAATCCGCAGCAAAGACAAAGTAAATCCGCTGTTTGTGAGCCCGGGTCACCGCTGCGACCAGGCCACCGCCACCCGCCTCACGCTGGCTTGCCTGCGCGGTTATAAGCTCCCCGAGCCCACCCGCCTCGCCGACCATTGGGCCGAGGAATTCAAAAAAGAAGTGCGGTAA
- a CDS encoding pirin family protein: MPFRITSAADRGLKDIGWLQSNFSLSFGPYANPERSGFGLLRVFNDDFVQPGNGFGLHAHANMEIISIMLAGSMNHLDSLGYKEVVHKDWVQIMSAGSGLRHEEHNVGDDEVNFLQIWIEPKLQNVTPRYQRRHFPQEKRRNQLTTVVSNEEGTAHCWINQNAKLSLGYYEAGQTLEYSLNPLNKGIFIFVMDGQLTVNGQAVNRRESIGLWETSHLNIQCEAESQFIVIEAPINH, translated from the coding sequence ATGCCCTTCCGCATCACTTCCGCCGCCGACCGGGGCCTCAAAGACATTGGTTGGCTGCAAAGCAACTTCTCGCTGAGCTTCGGCCCCTATGCCAATCCCGAGCGTTCCGGCTTCGGGCTGCTGCGCGTGTTCAACGATGACTTTGTGCAGCCCGGCAACGGGTTTGGCCTGCACGCCCACGCCAACATGGAAATCATTTCCATTATGCTGGCCGGCAGCATGAACCACCTCGACTCCCTTGGCTACAAGGAAGTGGTGCACAAAGACTGGGTGCAGATTATGAGTGCTGGCAGTGGCCTACGCCACGAGGAGCACAACGTAGGCGACGATGAGGTGAACTTCCTGCAGATCTGGATTGAGCCCAAGCTGCAAAACGTAACGCCCCGTTACCAGCGCCGCCATTTCCCGCAGGAGAAGCGCCGCAACCAGCTCACCACCGTGGTCAGCAATGAGGAGGGCACCGCACACTGCTGGATCAACCAGAACGCTAAGCTCTCTTTGGGATACTATGAGGCGGGCCAAACACTGGAATATTCGCTAAACCCACTCAACAAGGGCATATTTATCTTCGTGATGGATGGGCAGCTGACGGTGAACGGCCAAGCCGTTAACCGTCGGGAAAGCATAGGCCTGTGGGAAACCAGCCACCTTAACATTCAGTGCGAAGCCGAGAGCCAATTCATTGTAATTGAGGCGCCCATCAACCACTAG
- a CDS encoding nitroreductase family protein yields the protein MKDATTVYPVQENIRKRWSPRSFANKPVDQEILNQVFEAASWAASAMNEQPWRYIYAHRSDEETFQKLVDCLLPGNQPWAKNAPVLILSLAKTHYDNGTPNGAALHDVGMANANLITEATALDLYGHFMGGFDRAKTTEVFQLPEGLQPVVIIALGYMGEAELLEEPFLSREKAPRARKHHADIAFNQHLPA from the coding sequence ATGAAAGACGCCACCACAGTTTATCCTGTTCAAGAGAACATCCGCAAGCGCTGGAGCCCTCGCTCCTTCGCCAACAAACCAGTAGATCAGGAAATCCTGAACCAGGTATTTGAGGCCGCCTCCTGGGCTGCCAGCGCCATGAACGAGCAGCCCTGGCGCTACATCTACGCCCACCGCTCCGATGAGGAAACCTTCCAGAAATTGGTAGACTGCCTGCTGCCGGGCAACCAGCCCTGGGCCAAGAACGCGCCCGTCCTGATTCTGTCTCTGGCCAAAACCCACTACGACAACGGCACGCCTAACGGCGCCGCCCTGCACGATGTGGGCATGGCCAACGCTAACCTTATCACCGAGGCCACAGCTCTGGACTTGTACGGCCACTTCATGGGCGGCTTCGACCGTGCCAAGACCACCGAGGTATTTCAGCTGCCCGAAGGCCTGCAGCCCGTGGTGATTATTGCGCTGGGCTACATGGGCGAGGCCGAGCTGCTGGAAGAGCCCTTCCTGAGCCGCGAGAAAGCGCCGCGTGCCCGCAAGCACCACGCTGATATTGCTTTCAACCAACACTTACCTGCCTAA